The genomic segment GTCACTCACAGACGCTCAGACCAGAACAGAAACACCTCATAAGACGGGCGGAAGGTCCTGTTGGTTCAGAAGGACCCGTGTTGCTAGGAGACACACAAAGGGATGTGTTTCTTATCTTAGGGACATTATTCTTATCAGATACATGTGCTGTGTAGACACACAACATGTGGTACtaggagacgcacacacagatctgtACGTTGTTCTTATCAGACGTATGTTCTGAGTAGAGAAACACAACATGGTGTACTAGGGGACACAGGGATCTATGCGTTCTTATAAGATACATGTGCTATGTAGAGACACACAGGCTTGTGTACATTGCCCTTATCAGAGATGCATGTTCTGTGTAGAAGAGGAACACAGCACGTTGCACACGGAGAAAGCCTTTTTAACGGGACGAACAGAGAATCACCTCTGTTCTACTTCGACCCCCGACATCATTATGTTTTACAGCAAAGTCAATAGAGACAATTCCCTTGGATCCTGAAAGACGAAAACTGCCAattatctcactctctctcatacaGCCTTGTCTCGTCAAGGTTTTAATATGACAGTTGGTTTATTCCTCATAGACAGTAGTACCAAAGTTATTATTTTAACCAGTACTATCCTCAAAATATAAACCAGTGCTAAACATATTCATCCTAACCAGTACTAAACATATTTATCCTAGTCAGTACTAAGGATATTCTTCCTATCACAAACCAGTACTAAAAGGTATTCCACCTGACCAGTTCTAAAGCCATTCCTCAAAAACGTATAACTCCAAACCAGTGCAGAAGATATTCCCACGCTAATGGATCATAATTCATCGAGCCCCAAGCCCTGTCTGAGTGTTGAGAGTCTTGGTACGTTTCAGATACGGGAGATAtagtcataaataaataatgcatgacCGTCCACACAACATGCACAGGTCAGGCCGGTCAGGGGCAGCCATGGTAGCCTATGGATATAAACATGTACAGCAAGGCCCGGCGACATTTCCGCCGCTTCAGCGATGGTTTCAGTAACAATTCAATAGCTGTTGTTCCCCCGTTCCCCCCATTATCCGTTCCATTTCGAAACGTGGTTGGACAGCATGTTTTATTTCGCTTGTTTCATTaaaattcattaattaattaattaaggccgccaccagggggcaccCCCAACGCTTTTGTCacccccaacgcatttgccgccctaggcgaccgcctagttCGCCTATGCCTAGCGCCGGGCTGTGTACAGCAGGTCTGTGGGACAGGAGTCTCCTGCAGGCCAAGGGCTCTGTGTTCCTGCAGGGGCGGGGCCCACCTCCTGCAGGTGGTGGACCCTCTGACCCAACCCCGCGTTAAACACACAACCGGCGTTAAGAGCGTAGAGCGAGAACCAACAGAAGAACATTAGGAGGAAACAGGGCTCAGAGGAGAATACTTTAGGAATAGATAAAACGCACACGGTTTGTGGTTCACACAATATATCCACCCGGTTCAGGATTAAAAAGACGTGGGTGGGCAGGGAACGGGAGAGAGATGACGGCGTGATCGACTTGAAACAAGACGGGAAAACTGAAACTTCCGAAAAAGGGAGAAACAGACCAAGAAGCAAATTGACTTCGGGAAACAAATTTATTGCTGCATAAAGACAACTTGTATTATAGAAAcatcacaaaaacaaaattaaCCAGCTCTGTATAGAAGTAAAATACTTAAGTTGTAGAATGCAGAACCGCGTTCAAGAACTGTAGACCCATTCTACGTTGTGTGGATCTCTTGCTAGTTTCCACACGCGGTCCAGTAGTCCGGGAGTTTCACGTCCATTTCCAGAGAGAAAGTGTCGTTAACCGGCCATCTTGTTTACATCCGGCCCGTATGGACCACCGGACCACCGTTGTTACCGCACACATTGGGACATGATACCCCCAGACGGGCCCTTCTGTCTGGGGTCAAGAGGtcaaggagaggggggggggaggaacgaCGGGTGGTTATAGCGGGTAGCGACTGGATGGAGGCCGCTTGCTTCTCTGTGGGTTAGCATTAGCAGACAATGACTGGAGGCTGTGAGCTGCTCTGTGGGTTAGCATTAGCAGACAATGACTGGAGGCTGTGAGCTGCTCTGTGGGTTAGCATTGGGAGCTAGCGACTGGATGAAGGCGTTGAAGAGCTTTGGGTGACAGCGCTTGTACTCGTTCACTTTCCTCTGGATCTGCTTGGGCGTGTCCTGGTAGTAGTTCTTCTCATCCCGCGCCATGGCctacacaacacagagacacaactaATACACACATCACCAACCCATGGCCTACACAACAAAGAGACGCATCAAATACACACATCACCAACCCATGGCctacacaacacagagacacaactaATACACACATCACCAACCCATGGCCTACACAACAAAGAGACGCATCAAATACACACATCACCAACCCATGGcctacacaacacaaacacacaacaaatacacacatcacCAAGCCATGGCctacacaacacagagacacaactaATACACACATCACCAACCCATGGcctacacaacacaaacacacaacaaatagACACATCACCAAGCCATGGCCTACACAACACAAAcccacaacaaatacacacatcacCAAGCCATGGCctacacaacacagagacacaacaaatacacacataaccCCATGGCCTATACAACAATTACACACATCTATGGcctacacacaaagaaacacttcACCCTTGGcctacacaacacaaacatacatcaaCCCATGGCctacaccacacaaacacacaacaaatacacacatcacCCCATGGCCTACACACTAGGGGTGTGAAACTTTGGCTTCAGACGATTCGATTTGATTAACGATTCAGTAGTTGTCATAATCATAATCGATTCATacgatttaaagcatttatattgattattggtgaagccaaagcgattcattctatttatttattttaggagATCGATTTAGTTTAATCGGTAGGACTGACACTCGATTCATcgatgcatcgcatgaatcgttacacccctactacacacaaacacacacatcacccttggcctacacaacacacacatcacccatgacctacacaacacaaacacacagcatcacCCCATGACataaacaacaaatacacacacatcgccCCATGGcctacacaacaaacacacaacataaacTCATGGACTTATGCATCACAGACAGTCCGTACGCATCACAGACAGTCCGTACGCATCACACAGACCCTACGCATCACAGACAGACCCTACGCATCACAGACAGACCCTACGCATCACAGACAGACCCTACGCATCACAGACAGACCCTACGCATCACAGACAGACCGTAGCATCACAGACTGACCGTAGCATCACAGACTGACCGTAGCATCACAGACAAACTACATCACAGACAGACCGTAGCATCACAGACAGACCCCTACATCACAGACAGACCCTCGGTGGCCTCACCTTGTAGTCCTCCCCGTGTTCCCGCACCATGTGCTGAACGAAGTCGATCAGGTCTCGGGACAGGCTTTTGTCATCGTCAAACCGCTggctcgcctcctcctccatctctgatCACAACAGCAGAAGAGACGCAAAGGTCAGGCGcaaaggggacacacacacacacacacacacacacacaccacacaccccaAGTCCCTATAgataacaactttattaataCCCTAGAGGGGAAATTCCTTAAAGCCGGGATCAACAGCTGGATCTAGAGTTACTATTAAAGatgattaaatattaaaatcacAGGTCCTTACTCCGCAATACGTAGGGCTTGGTTACGACTGGGGCAGCTGGCGTTGGGGCAAAGCCAGTctgaaagacacacaaaaaaacacatgatcACATCAGACAACCAAAGTTAACAGTAGTGCTTTTAAAGTATCGAACCAAAAACATCCCAGCCCTCCCTGCAGCCTCCCTAGGAGTAGCTTGCTGAGTGCGACAGGTACCCGGGTAAAGCATCCATCATGTTTGGGCAAATCATTGATTGGACGGTCTTATTACAGATTACCACACATACATCTTATTTTTTCTAGGGTTTTTCGTCAGAGCATTTCATTTATTGATTGTTATTGGAACGTAGAGAGCATTTCGAGAAATATGACAAACAAATGCTACTTAAACAAATTGGCTGCCCTAGCTTTAAAATGGATGCAGGAAAATCGTTTTAGAACAGATCTTAGTCTGGAGAACAGACCTCAGATATCAGAGCGCCTCAAGCTGTGAGAGACCCTGGCTGGTGGATCTCCCCAGTTCATATCGGGTTAGGAACCCATTTGGAGTCGGTTGGGGGGAACCGTCCCACCAATAGACGTCCAAGGAGGACAGAACATGTTGATGGATGCTGAATAATGATCGCTCTCAAAACACCAAAATTCGGCAATTCAGCTCCAGCGTTTTACCACAACCTGGTCTGTAACGTTCATTGTTTTGTCCATTTTATTATCTGCACTCCACTTGTTTTTGTCATCTATTTGCTACACACTTTAACCACACGGGCATAAAGCAGCGacaatggggtgggggggggggggggggggggggggggtgtctgacCTCGGGGTTCCGGATGGGCTGCGAGTGGTTGGGGTCGAAGGCCAGGCCCATGTCCTCCAGGTTCTTGTTGCTGGTCTTGTAGTTGTCCCACGCGTGCCTGATGCTTTTACTGGTGGGGGAGGGCATAAGTACGTCACTCAACTACATCCGTTCATCCAAGATTCATAATCACTGCGTTCATTAATGTAAACTATGTACGGTAGACGCATCTGAAAGAAGACTATTCAAGACCACACAGAGTGTGTTGAGTAATAATGAGGTCAATGGCATTTgtattcaatatttgatattatGTTGGATCAAACAGCGATCGGTAGACCTGATCAATAGATGCACGATGAAtgactataaaaaaaaattatatatatagatatatatgagGGTGATATAAAGGGATGTTGTAATATAAAGTCTTTGTATCCTGGTGGTGTATGCTGGGCTTGTGAGCCAGCAGCCGCATCGTGTCCGGACTTACTCTTCTATCCTCGGTCTGGACTTCTTCATGAACtgtttcttctgcttcttcctgTCCTTGTCGTAGTCATACTTCTTTCTGTGGCTGTTTTTCTTGGCTTTCGGCATGGTGGATGAGATGAAAGCTCTCGATCACTCGCAGAACACAACGATGTGCTTGTTGACAACGTGTGGAACCCGGAAGAGACGGAAACGCGTGGTACGCGGCACCGCCTTCTTCTTACCTCTGACCTTTCTAACGTTTCTATCAGAGATCCACTATTTATTTCCCCATTAGAGTGCTTCGTTTAAACTTTGTTTACGTCAAAAGAGCAGTAATTTGTCAACGTTTACTTATTTTCAGTTGGGGTTTATACAGTCATGAAACTACAGCCTGAACCTCCTACGGGCCGCCTCTAGGTGTCGCTTTAGAGCCAACATACACCTTAAACCAGTGGTACTCAAATGGTGGTAAgcgtacccctaggggtactttTGAGTACTGCAGGGGTactcagaaagaaagaaaaaaaaaacttctttttttctttgtgatcaattttttattttatgatttatacAA from the Gadus macrocephalus chromosome 7, ASM3116895v1 genome contains:
- the nop16 gene encoding nucleolar protein 16 isoform X2; the encoded protein is MPKAKKNSHRKKYDYDKDRKKQKKQFMKKSRPRIEDKSIRHAWDNYKTSNKNLEDMGLAFDPNHSQPIRNPETGFAPTPAAPVVTKPYVLRKMEEEASQRFDDDKSLSRDLIDFVQHMVREHGEDYKAMARDEKNYYQDTPKQIQRKVNEYKRCHPKLFNAFIQSLAPNANPQSSSQPPVIVC
- the nop16 gene encoding nucleolar protein 16 isoform X1, which encodes MPKAKKNSHRKKYDYDKDRKKQKKQFMKKSRPRIEDKSIRHAWDNYKTSNKNLEDMGLAFDPNHSQPIRNPETGFAPTPAAPVVTKPYVLRKMEEEASQRFDDDKSLSRDLIDFVQHMVREHGEDYKAMARDEKNYYQDTPKQIQRKVNEYKRCHPKLFNAFIQSLAPNANPQSSSQPPVIVC